The proteins below are encoded in one region of Neisseria bacilliformis:
- a CDS encoding IS4 family transposase, producing the protein MYSISRLQQIIKPIMHGRFRHHIRKYQADKHNKGFGCHNLLVSMVYAHLSHSNSLRTLEQSFNANSSHHYHLNVRSIRRSTLSEALAKRDTRPFADMLAELMRTCSRTLRKPTQETADLPYLIDSTPIALKGRGFDQWVSNNGRIAGLKIHILMNHANGCPTAQSITDATINDIDQRHIVQPEKGAAYVFDKGYCDDNWWAEPDNAGACFVTRLKANAAVQVVERITSSENPNTNATILADEYIRFKHKKNSNRLNHYHSKTLRRITVKREDKAPLVLVSNNLTAPAQEIADTYKQRWQIELLFKWLKQHLQLKRFFGRNANAVKLQLLCAMMAYLLLKLYQQSTRTYDSLHLLYARIAGCLFERPQTLYACYAQRRREREVWMEAQERLI; encoded by the coding sequence ATGTACAGCATAAGCCGACTCCAACAAATCATCAAGCCCATCATGCACGGACGCTTCCGGCACCACATCCGCAAATATCAGGCAGACAAACACAATAAAGGCTTCGGCTGCCACAACCTACTGGTTTCCATGGTTTACGCCCACCTCAGCCACAGCAACAGCCTGCGCACCCTGGAACAATCCTTTAACGCCAACAGCAGCCACCACTACCACCTCAACGTCCGCAGCATCCGCCGCTCCACCCTGTCCGAAGCCCTCGCCAAACGCGACACCCGCCCCTTTGCCGATATGCTCGCCGAACTGATGCGCACATGCAGCCGCACCCTGCGCAAACCCACACAAGAAACCGCCGACTTACCCTACCTCATCGATTCCACCCCCATCGCCCTCAAAGGACGCGGCTTTGACCAATGGGTCAGTAACAACGGACGCATTGCTGGTTTAAAGATTCATATACTGATGAACCATGCCAACGGCTGTCCCACCGCCCAAAGCATCACCGATGCCACCATCAACGACATCGACCAACGCCACATCGTGCAGCCTGAAAAAGGCGCGGCCTATGTTTTTGACAAAGGCTATTGCGATGACAACTGGTGGGCAGAACCGGATAACGCAGGAGCCTGTTTCGTTACCCGTCTTAAAGCCAATGCCGCCGTTCAAGTGGTAGAACGCATAACGTCATCTGAAAACCCAAACACCAATGCAACCATCTTGGCAGACGAATACATCCGCTTCAAACACAAGAAGAACAGCAACCGACTCAACCATTACCACAGCAAAACCCTACGCCGCATTACCGTCAAACGCGAAGACAAAGCCCCTTTGGTGCTAGTGAGCAATAACCTGACCGCCCCCGCCCAAGAGATTGCCGATACCTACAAACAACGCTGGCAGATTGAATTACTGTTCAAATGGCTCAAACAACATTTGCAGCTCAAACGCTTTTTCGGACGCAATGCCAATGCGGTGAAACTGCAACTGTTGTGCGCGATGATGGCGTATCTGCTGTTGAAGCTGTACCAACAAAGTACACGAACCTACGACAGCCTGCATTTGCTGTACGCACGGATTGCGGGTTGTTTGTTTGAACGACCGCAAACACTGTATGCCTGCTATGCGCAGCGAAGGCGGGAGAGGGAGGTGTGGATGGAGGCGCAGGAAAGGTTGATTTGA
- a CDS encoding RnfABCDGE type electron transport complex subunit B, with amino-acid sequence MTAACAAQIDRLLPQTQCRECGYDGCLPYAQALAAGEAAVNLCTPGGEAVMRDIAGLLGKPPLAPVKIQTPALAWIDEAACIGCTACIRACPVDAIMGASKLMHTVIAAECTGCGLCVAPCPVDCIHMRPSENSVLPQACSLAAPGLAPRFAAAAHARARWQNRETRKSREAEEKQAERAAKEAAARAAAQNPAAAPSAKPAFDPASLIAQAMARADAQQAQRSTPANRTRFQTQQIEADRQKAALRRYRRDAQYGSPQEKAAAIEWLRRHQAEQEGV; translated from the coding sequence ATGACCGCCGCTTGTGCCGCCCAAATCGACCGCCTGCTGCCGCAGACCCAATGCCGCGAATGCGGCTACGACGGCTGCCTGCCCTATGCCCAAGCCCTCGCGGCCGGCGAAGCGGCGGTGAACCTGTGCACCCCCGGCGGCGAGGCCGTGATGCGCGACATCGCCGGATTGCTCGGCAAACCGCCGCTCGCCCCCGTCAAAATCCAAACCCCCGCGCTGGCGTGGATAGATGAAGCCGCCTGCATCGGCTGCACCGCCTGCATCCGCGCCTGCCCCGTGGACGCCATCATGGGCGCGTCCAAACTCATGCACACCGTCATCGCCGCAGAATGCACCGGCTGCGGCCTGTGCGTCGCCCCCTGTCCGGTGGACTGCATCCATATGAGGCCGTCTGAAAACAGCGTCCTGCCGCAGGCGTGCAGCCTCGCCGCACCCGGCCTCGCGCCCCGTTTCGCCGCCGCCGCCCACGCCCGCGCCCGCTGGCAGAACCGCGAAACGCGCAAAAGCCGCGAGGCGGAGGAAAAACAGGCCGAGCGCGCCGCCAAAGAAGCCGCCGCCCGCGCCGCCGCCCAAAATCCCGCCGCCGCGCCGTCCGCCAAACCTGCCTTCGACCCCGCAAGCCTGATTGCGCAGGCCATGGCGCGTGCCGACGCGCAACAGGCGCAGCGCAGCACACCCGCCAACCGCACCCGTTTCCAAACGCAGCAAATCGAAGCCGACCGCCAAAAAGCCGCCCTGCGCCGTTACCGCCGCGACGCGCAATACGGCAGCCCGCAGGAAAAAGCCGCCGCAATCGAATGGCTGCGGCGGCATCAGGCGGAGCAGGAGGGGGTTTAG